One Natrinema halophilum genomic window carries:
- a CDS encoding sulfite exporter TauE/SafE family protein: protein MFDLSIGLSLVLLLASIAFFSGIGITTIGPGGIFVTIALYSMTSIPSSQVAGTAHATFVFTGLVGSVAYIHSGEMNTGQSRAIAVILSVASILGALVGAHVNTFVPRSLFGFLLGGVAMAVGATILYRERRGFSPIYDLEPLTRDGQLILLGLGFTLGVCSGLLGIGGPVLAVPALVLVGVPMLLAVAVAQVQSIFIATFAASGYFLQGNVLVSLAVIIGAPLLLGVVVGWQVAYIIDPEKLKTALGFVLLGVGPVIAL from the coding sequence ATGTTCGATCTATCCATTGGTCTTTCGCTCGTCCTGTTACTCGCTTCGATCGCCTTCTTCTCCGGCATCGGAATCACGACCATCGGTCCCGGCGGAATCTTCGTGACGATCGCGCTGTATTCGATGACATCGATTCCATCGAGTCAGGTCGCCGGCACTGCCCACGCAACCTTCGTTTTCACCGGGCTCGTCGGCAGCGTCGCCTACATTCACTCGGGGGAAATGAACACGGGCCAGAGCCGCGCGATCGCGGTCATCCTCAGCGTCGCGAGCATCCTCGGTGCGCTGGTCGGCGCGCACGTCAATACGTTCGTTCCCCGATCACTGTTCGGATTCCTGCTCGGTGGCGTCGCGATGGCCGTCGGCGCGACCATCCTGTATCGAGAGCGCCGCGGATTCAGCCCGATCTACGACCTCGAGCCCCTGACTCGAGACGGACAACTGATCCTTCTCGGACTCGGCTTCACCCTTGGCGTCTGCAGCGGTCTCTTGGGAATCGGCGGGCCGGTACTGGCCGTGCCAGCGCTCGTATTAGTCGGCGTGCCGATGCTGCTCGCCGTCGCCGTCGCGCAGGTTCAGTCGATCTTCATCGCGACGTTCGCAGCATCCGGATACTTCCTGCAGGGGAACGTTCTCGTATCGCTTGCAGTCATCATCGGCGCTCCGCTGCTACTGGGCGTCGTCGTCGGCTGGCAGGTCGCGTACATCATCGATCCCGAAAAGTTGAAAACCGCACTCGGGTTCGTTCTGCTCGGCGTCGGCCCCGTTATCGCGCTGTGA
- a CDS encoding NRAMP family divalent metal transporter yields the protein MSERSASASAVADAVPGGEAIHGLLYDYGLGVLFAANVFGAGSVYILADTGANYAFSLLWVLPLAFLVDIALHDMSARLAVADEPLADYIVDALPIGGSMLLIGISLMSGLWAVSNYAVAGAALAWLVPGIDNVLVGIVLAAGIGIAIVQMKVYDRIEAAIAAMVFAVFSSYGLLLLGLDVPWQSVAAGLQPLLETEIGYLTAIIALLGTTVYWPNFFIQSSIRPTKEWTDIWEYRRDNAAGIATTLVIGSFVMIVSAVTLSAGAMTLTTPGEPLAGILGDYALVVFIFAAFLASISSATGTLFGAGFMVPQALGRDTVFGDTAFRRTVVALIVLAAVTALPMLTYTGFGPVEMAIVMPAVNGAIGLPVTVFALIGAVNKFHDVEWYENVAFIAAGTVLLVGSLLTVQSLYETIVALL from the coding sequence GTGAGCGAACGGTCCGCATCGGCCTCGGCAGTCGCCGACGCTGTCCCCGGCGGCGAAGCGATCCACGGTCTTCTCTACGACTACGGCCTCGGCGTCCTGTTCGCTGCAAACGTTTTTGGTGCCGGATCGGTCTACATCCTGGCCGATACGGGTGCGAACTACGCGTTCTCCCTGCTGTGGGTGTTGCCCCTCGCGTTCCTCGTCGACATCGCGTTGCACGATATGAGCGCGCGACTCGCCGTTGCGGATGAACCGCTCGCCGACTATATCGTCGACGCTCTCCCGATCGGCGGGTCGATGCTACTGATCGGTATCTCGCTGATGTCCGGTCTGTGGGCCGTCTCGAACTACGCAGTCGCCGGCGCGGCGCTGGCCTGGCTCGTTCCCGGCATCGATAACGTTCTCGTCGGCATCGTCCTCGCGGCCGGAATCGGGATCGCCATCGTACAAATGAAGGTGTACGACCGAATCGAAGCAGCGATCGCGGCGATGGTGTTCGCCGTGTTCAGTTCCTACGGTCTGTTGTTGCTCGGCCTCGACGTGCCGTGGCAATCGGTCGCCGCCGGTTTGCAGCCGCTTCTCGAGACCGAAATCGGGTACCTTACTGCGATCATCGCTTTGCTTGGGACGACGGTCTACTGGCCGAACTTCTTCATCCAGTCGAGCATCCGGCCGACCAAAGAGTGGACCGACATCTGGGAATACCGACGGGACAACGCCGCCGGAATCGCGACGACGCTCGTCATCGGCAGTTTCGTGATGATCGTCTCGGCGGTCACCCTCTCTGCGGGAGCAATGACGTTGACGACACCCGGAGAACCACTCGCGGGAATCCTCGGCGATTACGCGCTCGTGGTGTTCATCTTCGCCGCGTTTCTGGCCTCCATTTCCTCGGCAACCGGGACGTTATTCGGTGCCGGCTTTATGGTGCCACAGGCACTCGGTCGGGACACGGTCTTCGGCGACACCGCCTTCCGGCGCACGGTCGTCGCGTTGATCGTGCTCGCAGCAGTCACTGCTCTGCCGATGCTCACCTATACAGGCTTCGGGCCTGTGGAAATGGCGATCGTCATGCCGGCCGTCAACGGCGCGATCGGGCTTCCGGTAACCGTCTTCGCGCTCATCGGCGCCGTAAACAAGTTTCACGACGTCGAGTGGTACGAGAACGTGGCGTTCATCGCCGCTGGGACCGTTCTCCTAGTCGGCAGCCTACTGACCGTTCAGTCACTGTACGAGACGATCGTCGCCCTCCTCTAA
- a CDS encoding Rrf2 family transcriptional regulator, whose amino-acid sequence MSSIELTPSQKKILRALTNLHKESEDAIKGEDIAEQVDRNPGTIRNQMQSLKALQLVEGVPGPKGGYKPTASAYEALEIQQMDEPAAVPLQHEGEPVSDTIIEEIDLSSVHHPELCRAEIHIQGTLSDIHENDAVTVGPTPLSKLVIEGSVDGKDDTNNILILRIDDMIAPAEEPAH is encoded by the coding sequence ATGTCATCAATCGAACTCACACCGAGCCAGAAGAAAATACTCCGCGCGCTGACGAATCTCCACAAGGAGTCCGAAGATGCTATCAAAGGCGAGGACATCGCCGAACAGGTCGACCGCAATCCGGGAACGATTCGAAACCAGATGCAGAGCCTCAAAGCCCTGCAGTTAGTAGAAGGCGTACCCGGGCCAAAGGGCGGCTACAAACCAACGGCCTCGGCCTACGAGGCCCTCGAAATCCAGCAGATGGACGAGCCAGCAGCGGTCCCGTTACAACACGAAGGCGAACCCGTAAGCGACACCATCATCGAAGAAATCGACCTCTCGAGCGTCCATCATCCGGAACTCTGTCGCGCAGAGATCCACATTCAGGGAACCCTGAGCGACATCCATGAAAACGACGCGGTCACGGTCGGTCCGACGCCGCTTTCGAAACTCGTCATCGAAGGCTCCGTCGATGGGAAAGACGATACGAACAACATCCTTATCTTGCGGATAGATGACATGATTGCGCCCGCCGAAGAGCCGGCACACTGA
- the psmA gene encoding archaeal proteasome endopeptidase complex subunit alpha gives MQGQSQQQAYDRGNTIFSPDGRLYQVEYAREAVKRGTASVGLLTPDGVVLAANRQVSSSLMERSSVEKIHTVDDHIGIASAGHVADARQLVDLARRRAQGEQLRYGQRIGVETLTRSITDHIQEYTQTGGARPFGVALLVGGIENGEPRLFETDPSGTDYEWQAAAVGGDRDVIQDYLEENYRTDFDVDGGIELAVSALSAPTDGVVAAEDVDVATITTDDESLQSVSNDRLESILADVDEDGADE, from the coding sequence ATGCAAGGACAATCTCAGCAGCAGGCCTACGACCGAGGAAATACGATCTTCTCCCCGGACGGCCGGCTCTACCAGGTCGAATATGCCCGCGAGGCCGTCAAACGAGGGACCGCAAGCGTCGGTCTCCTCACGCCCGATGGCGTCGTCCTCGCAGCGAACCGTCAGGTTAGTTCGTCGCTCATGGAACGTTCGAGCGTCGAGAAAATTCACACCGTCGACGACCACATCGGTATCGCAAGCGCCGGCCACGTCGCCGACGCGCGCCAGTTGGTCGATCTCGCCCGCCGGCGCGCCCAGGGCGAACAACTCCGCTACGGCCAGCGCATCGGTGTCGAGACGTTGACTCGATCGATCACCGACCACATTCAGGAGTATACTCAGACTGGTGGCGCGCGCCCGTTCGGCGTTGCGTTGCTCGTCGGCGGTATCGAAAACGGCGAGCCTCGACTGTTCGAGACCGACCCTTCGGGGACGGACTACGAATGGCAAGCCGCGGCGGTCGGTGGTGACCGCGACGTCATTCAGGACTACCTGGAAGAAAACTATCGCACCGATTTCGACGTCGACGGAGGCATCGAACTTGCCGTAAGCGCGCTCAGCGCACCCACCGACGGAGTCGTCGCCGCAGAGGACGTCGACGTCGCGACGATTACGACCGACGACGAGTCGCTTCAATCGGTTTCGAACGACCGACTCGAGTCGATCCTCGCGGATGTCGACGAGGATGGGGCGGATGAATAA
- a CDS encoding universal stress protein, whose translation MSPRILVPFDDSEPARDALEYATELFPRGEFVVLAILDPTSIPYIPNTADDGTGTDEAGELLANAADRLDTAETLVAERGIDVETESRTGTPAQEILEYAEAEPIDHVVIGSHGRSGVARILLGSVAEVVVRNSPVPVTVVR comes from the coding sequence ATGTCACCCCGGATCCTCGTTCCGTTCGATGACTCGGAACCAGCTCGCGACGCCCTCGAGTACGCCACCGAACTGTTTCCACGCGGTGAGTTCGTCGTTCTGGCGATCCTCGACCCCACCTCCATCCCGTACATTCCGAACACGGCCGACGACGGCACCGGGACTGACGAAGCCGGGGAGTTACTCGCCAACGCCGCCGACCGGCTCGACACGGCCGAAACACTCGTTGCCGAGCGCGGGATCGACGTCGAGACGGAATCGAGAACGGGAACGCCGGCGCAAGAAATCCTCGAGTACGCCGAGGCGGAACCGATCGATCACGTCGTGATCGGCAGCCACGGACGGTCCGGCGTCGCACGGATTCTACTGGGGAGCGTCGCCGAAGTCGTCGTCAGGAATTCGCCAGTTCCCGTCACAGTGGTTCGCTAA
- a CDS encoding metal-dependent transcriptional regulator: MMLSDVMEDYLKAIYQLQRETDDRIKTSEIADELDVTSPTVTSMLDKLEERELVDREKYRGVTLTDEGETVALEIVRHHRLLEAYLTEHLDYDWSEVHAEADRLEHHISEDFEARVAAALGEPSVDPHGSPIPSADLEPPSRPDSKSIIEYEEGADVTVAEVADHDPAVLSYLAEHGVEPGVELKILEIAPFGMVTARSSEADEPVSLPESVAHHVRVAKPTEPKP, translated from the coding sequence ATGATGCTGAGCGACGTGATGGAAGATTATCTCAAAGCCATCTACCAGCTCCAGCGCGAGACCGACGATCGGATCAAGACCTCCGAGATCGCAGATGAACTGGACGTCACGTCGCCGACGGTTACCAGCATGCTCGACAAACTCGAGGAACGAGAACTAGTCGACCGCGAGAAGTACCGCGGGGTCACCTTAACCGACGAGGGTGAGACCGTCGCCCTCGAGATCGTCCGCCACCACCGCCTGCTCGAAGCCTATCTGACGGAGCACCTCGATTACGACTGGTCGGAAGTCCACGCAGAGGCGGATCGACTCGAACACCACATCAGCGAAGATTTCGAAGCCCGCGTCGCCGCCGCGCTCGGCGAACCCTCCGTCGATCCACACGGATCACCGATTCCAAGCGCCGATCTCGAGCCGCCGTCACGACCCGACAGCAAGTCGATCATCGAATACGAGGAGGGAGCCGACGTCACGGTGGCGGAAGTCGCCGATCACGATCCGGCGGTTCTCTCGTATCTCGCCGAGCACGGCGTCGAACCCGGTGTCGAACTCAAAATTCTCGAGATCGCGCCGTTTGGAATGGTGACCGCTCGCTCGAGCGAAGCCGACGAACCCGTTTCGTTGCCGGAATCAGTCGCTCACCACGTTCGAGTTGCGAAACCGACGGAGCCAAAACCGTAA
- the gyrB gene encoding DNA topoisomerase (ATP-hydrolyzing) subunit B, with translation MSQESEYGAGQIQVLEGLEAVRKRPAMYIGSTDSRGLHHLVYEVVDNSIDEALAGHCDDITVTIHEDASVSVADDGRGIPVDTHEEYDRPALEVILTVLHAGGKFDNKSYQVSGGLHGVGVSVVNALSERLEAEVKRDGGVFHHTFEAGEPVGDMERVRDMESDEETGTEIRFWSDTDIFETDEFSFSTLSNRLRELAFLNSGVRITLRDERPDTTDEEGPVAETYEYEGGIREFVEYLNETRSAMHDDIIYFEDEDQNIQIEVAMQATEELQGSIHAFANNINTREGGTHLTGFKTALTRTVNDYANENDLLSDLEDNLKGEDIREGLTAVISVKHPDPQFEGQTKTKLGNSEVRGIVESAMHEGLGTYFEEHPDTAQAIVMKAVEAAKARMAAQKAEELTRRKSALESTSLPGKLADCQTKDPEEAELFIAEGDSAGGSAKQARNPEFQAVLPIKGKILNVEKHRLDRILENDEIRNMITAIGAGIGDEFDVDDIRYKKIIMATDADVDGAHIRTLLLTFFYRHMRPLLEGGYVYATQPPLYRIRYRGETYDAMTDAERDEIVADKCDGNPSQVQRFKGLGEMNPEQLWETTMNPDNRILKQITVEDAAAADKMFSVLMGDAVEPRKQFIKDHAPEAEWIDI, from the coding sequence ATGTCCCAGGAAAGCGAGTACGGCGCCGGTCAGATTCAGGTTCTCGAAGGCCTGGAGGCTGTACGAAAGCGACCGGCGATGTACATCGGCTCTACCGATTCTCGAGGTCTCCACCACCTCGTCTACGAAGTGGTTGATAACTCGATTGACGAGGCATTGGCCGGGCACTGCGACGACATCACCGTCACGATCCACGAGGATGCCTCGGTGAGTGTTGCCGACGACGGACGCGGCATTCCGGTCGATACCCACGAAGAGTACGACCGCCCTGCACTCGAGGTCATCCTCACAGTCCTCCACGCCGGCGGGAAGTTCGACAACAAATCGTATCAGGTTTCAGGCGGTCTTCACGGCGTCGGTGTTTCCGTTGTCAACGCTCTCTCCGAGCGTCTCGAAGCCGAGGTCAAACGCGACGGTGGCGTCTTTCACCACACGTTCGAAGCAGGTGAACCTGTCGGAGATATGGAACGCGTGCGCGACATGGAATCGGACGAGGAAACAGGTACTGAAATCCGATTCTGGTCCGATACTGATATCTTCGAAACGGATGAATTCTCGTTTTCGACCCTCTCCAACCGGCTTCGAGAACTCGCGTTCTTGAACTCCGGCGTCCGCATCACGCTCCGCGACGAGCGCCCGGATACGACCGACGAGGAAGGACCCGTCGCCGAGACCTACGAGTACGAAGGCGGCATCCGGGAGTTCGTCGAGTACCTGAACGAAACGCGCTCGGCGATGCACGACGACATCATCTACTTCGAGGACGAAGATCAGAACATCCAGATCGAAGTAGCGATGCAGGCCACTGAAGAACTGCAGGGATCGATCCATGCCTTCGCGAACAACATAAACACTCGCGAGGGAGGAACCCACTTGACCGGATTCAAGACCGCGCTGACACGGACCGTCAACGATTACGCCAACGAAAACGACCTACTCTCCGACCTCGAGGACAACCTCAAAGGTGAGGACATCCGCGAGGGACTCACGGCGGTCATTTCGGTCAAACACCCCGACCCGCAGTTCGAGGGCCAAACGAAGACGAAACTCGGCAACAGCGAAGTCCGCGGAATCGTCGAAAGCGCCATGCACGAGGGGCTTGGCACCTATTTCGAAGAACATCCCGACACCGCCCAGGCGATCGTGATGAAAGCCGTCGAGGCCGCAAAGGCCCGCATGGCCGCCCAGAAGGCCGAGGAACTGACACGCCGAAAGTCGGCCCTCGAGTCCACGTCGTTGCCCGGTAAACTCGCGGACTGCCAGACGAAAGATCCGGAAGAGGCCGAACTGTTCATCGCCGAGGGTGACTCCGCGGGCGGGAGCGCAAAACAGGCCAGAAACCCCGAGTTCCAGGCCGTCCTCCCGATCAAAGGGAAGATCCTGAACGTCGAGAAACATCGGCTCGATCGGATCCTCGAGAACGACGAGATCCGGAACATGATCACCGCGATCGGCGCGGGGATCGGCGACGAATTCGACGTCGACGACATCCGCTACAAGAAGATCATCATGGCGACCGACGCCGACGTCGACGGCGCTCACATACGAACGTTGCTTTTGACGTTCTTCTACCGGCACATGCGCCCGCTGCTCGAGGGCGGCTACGTGTACGCGACGCAGCCGCCGCTGTACCGCATCCGCTATCGCGGCGAAACCTACGACGCGATGACCGACGCCGAGCGCGACGAGATCGTCGCCGACAAGTGCGATGGAAACCCGTCGCAGGTCCAGCGGTTCAAGGGGCTCGGCGAGATGAACCCTGAACAGCTCTGGGAGACGACGATGAACCCCGACAACCGCATTCTCAAACAGATTACGGTCGAGGATGCCGCTGCAGCGGACAAGATGTTTTCAGTCCTGATGGGCGACGCCGTCGAACCCCGAAAACAGTTCATCAAAGATCACGCGCCGGAAGCGGAGTGGATCGACATATAG
- the gyrA gene encoding DNA gyrase subunit A, giving the protein MSSDVPDPTDVEARAVENVRIEDEMEQSYIDYAMSVIAGRALPDVRDGLKPVHRRILYAMHEMGVSSGSSHRKSSSIVGETMGDYHPHGDSAIYDTLVRMAQDFSMRYPLVDGQGNFGSMDGDPAAAPRYTEARMASVAEELLEDIEKDTVDFSSNYDDRLQEPDVLPAAFPNLLVNGSSGIAVGMSTNIPPHNLGEVIDATIELIDNPDATVDELMNHVKAPDFPTGANIVGRDAIYSAYKTGRGRIRVRAEFEVEEWKSGRERIVVTELPYQANKARLVERIAEDVNEGEIDGISDLRDESDRDGVRIVIELKRGANAEVVKNKLLENHLERTFGVINLSLVDGQPKVLSLKETLEEYVAHRREVVRRRSEYDLEQAEDRAHILEGRLTAVENAEDVVELIRNSKDRSAAKAALQESYDFSEDQATHIVRMQLGSLTSMEAAEIEDEYEEVQAEIERLTEILESEQELFGVIKDELRDIKDEYADERRTSIVEDQGTVTHEDLIPEEEVFVVMTEDDYVKRMPIDEFDPQGRGGKGIIGADVKEDDRVAAVFRANTHDYLLCFTNHGEVYRLKTYEIPEMGRTARGKSAVNILDLDPGEDITAIVDTDAFGDDEYVTMVTRNGYVKRTAGEEFDNILSTGIIAADLEEGDELVDVEVTDGSKDLVVATEGGMTIRFDEDEVRAMGRNARGVNGIKLQDGDAVAGLVATDEADERALLTVTENGYGKRTLLSEYRTQSRYGKGLIDIKTGERNSSVTAVKAVAANDQLVMMSERGQIVRTRVDEISTVGRNTMGVIVMEVGDGDAVASVDVIPASAADAGDDTDAAT; this is encoded by the coding sequence ATGAGTTCAGATGTACCCGACCCGACGGACGTAGAGGCAAGAGCGGTCGAAAACGTCCGTATCGAAGACGAGATGGAGCAAAGTTACATTGACTACGCGATGAGCGTCATCGCCGGTCGAGCCCTTCCGGACGTCCGCGACGGGCTCAAGCCCGTCCATCGGCGCATCCTGTATGCAATGCACGAGATGGGCGTCTCGAGCGGTTCGTCCCATCGGAAATCTTCCTCGATCGTCGGGGAAACGATGGGTGACTATCACCCACACGGTGACAGTGCGATCTACGACACCCTGGTCCGGATGGCACAGGACTTCTCGATGCGCTATCCCCTCGTAGACGGGCAGGGGAATTTCGGCTCGATGGACGGCGACCCAGCCGCCGCGCCCCGATACACGGAGGCTCGGATGGCTTCCGTCGCCGAGGAGTTGCTCGAGGACATCGAGAAGGATACGGTCGACTTCTCGTCGAACTACGACGACCGGCTACAGGAGCCGGACGTATTGCCGGCGGCCTTTCCGAACCTGCTCGTAAACGGTTCCTCGGGGATCGCGGTGGGGATGTCGACGAACATTCCGCCTCACAACCTCGGCGAGGTAATCGATGCGACGATCGAGTTGATCGACAATCCCGACGCGACCGTCGACGAGCTGATGAACCACGTGAAGGCGCCAGACTTCCCGACGGGTGCGAACATCGTCGGTCGGGACGCAATTTATTCCGCGTACAAGACCGGCCGCGGCCGCATTCGCGTCCGCGCCGAGTTCGAGGTCGAGGAGTGGAAATCCGGACGCGAACGGATCGTCGTCACCGAACTTCCGTACCAGGCAAACAAGGCCCGCCTCGTCGAGCGCATCGCCGAGGACGTCAACGAGGGCGAGATAGACGGCATCTCCGATCTCCGCGACGAGTCCGACCGCGATGGAGTCCGCATCGTCATCGAACTCAAGCGCGGAGCCAACGCCGAGGTCGTCAAGAACAAGTTGCTCGAGAATCACCTCGAGCGAACCTTCGGCGTCATCAACCTGTCTCTGGTCGACGGCCAGCCAAAGGTACTGTCGCTCAAAGAAACCCTAGAGGAATACGTCGCACACCGCCGCGAGGTCGTCCGTCGACGCAGCGAATACGACCTCGAGCAAGCCGAAGATCGAGCGCACATTCTGGAGGGGCGGCTCACGGCCGTCGAGAACGCCGAAGATGTCGTCGAACTCATCCGCAACAGCAAGGATCGGTCTGCCGCCAAAGCGGCGCTTCAGGAGAGCTACGACTTCTCCGAGGACCAGGCAACCCACATCGTCAGGATGCAACTGGGGAGTCTCACCTCGATGGAAGCCGCCGAGATCGAAGACGAGTACGAGGAGGTACAGGCCGAAATCGAGCGACTCACCGAAATATTAGAGAGCGAACAGGAATTGTTCGGAGTGATCAAGGATGAACTCCGTGACATCAAAGACGAGTACGCTGACGAACGCCGAACGTCGATCGTAGAGGACCAGGGGACGGTTACCCACGAGGACCTCATTCCAGAAGAGGAAGTGTTCGTAGTCATGACCGAAGACGACTACGTCAAGCGGATGCCGATCGACGAGTTCGATCCGCAGGGCCGCGGTGGCAAAGGCATCATCGGTGCGGACGTCAAAGAAGACGACCGCGTCGCAGCGGTGTTTCGAGCCAACACCCACGACTATCTGCTCTGCTTTACGAATCATGGTGAGGTCTACCGTCTCAAGACCTACGAGATCCCCGAAATGGGACGGACTGCACGCGGGAAGTCCGCAGTCAACATCCTCGATCTCGATCCCGGCGAGGACATCACAGCCATCGTCGACACCGACGCGTTCGGCGACGACGAGTACGTGACGATGGTCACCCGCAACGGCTACGTAAAGCGCACTGCTGGCGAAGAGTTCGACAACATCCTCTCGACGGGCATCATCGCCGCCGACCTCGAGGAGGGCGACGAACTCGTCGACGTCGAAGTGACCGACGGATCGAAGGATCTCGTCGTCGCGACCGAAGGCGGTATGACGATTCGCTTCGACGAGGACGAGGTTCGAGCGATGGGACGCAACGCCCGCGGTGTCAACGGCATCAAACTGCAAGACGGCGACGCAGTCGCCGGATTGGTTGCAACCGACGAAGCTGACGAACGCGCGCTGCTTACAGTTACGGAAAACGGCTACGGCAAGCGCACGTTACTCTCGGAATACCGGACGCAGTCACGATACGGCAAAGGGTTAATCGACATCAAGACCGGCGAGCGAAATAGCTCCGTAACCGCCGTGAAAGCGGTCGCAGCGAACGACCAGCTCGTGATGATGAGCGAACGCGGCCAGATCGTTCGGACGCGTGTCGACGAGATTTCGACCGTCGGTCGAAACACGATGGGTGTAATAGTCATGGAAGTCGGCGACGGTGACGCGGTCGCGAGTGTCGACGTGATTCCGGCCTCGGCAGCCGATGCGGGAGACGATACGGACGCGGCGACCTGA
- a CDS encoding two pore domain potassium channel family protein: protein MNSFYLVGGIALLVGGIVDILWTTLWVDGGSGPISGRLTTGIWRGLRIATGDHNKALSLAGPLTLTATLVLWIALIWTGWTFIFASHPTSIVSTRTGAVADWAGRFYYVAYTMFTDGNGDYTPLGDVWEIASALTTASGMAFVTLGVSYILTVLGAVSDKRSFASTVTGLGGRSEEFVRAGWNGEDFSGLELTLESLASELSTLAEQHESYPILHYYHSEQSERASAVAVPILDESLTIFRHGIPDEYSPDPAVVETARAGTHSYLETLDESFIEPAPAVARSPNLERLREDGIPTVADEEFATALAGLTERRRRLLGVVESDAWEWPPLEE, encoded by the coding sequence ATGAATTCGTTCTACCTCGTCGGTGGGATTGCGTTGCTCGTCGGTGGGATCGTTGACATTCTCTGGACGACCCTCTGGGTCGACGGCGGCTCCGGCCCCATTTCGGGCCGACTCACGACCGGGATCTGGCGCGGTCTTCGGATTGCGACGGGTGACCACAACAAAGCGCTCAGTCTCGCCGGTCCGCTTACTCTCACCGCCACGCTCGTGCTGTGGATCGCCCTCATCTGGACCGGGTGGACGTTTATCTTCGCGAGCCACCCGACGTCCATCGTCAGCACCCGAACCGGCGCGGTCGCCGACTGGGCGGGCCGGTTCTACTACGTCGCCTATACGATGTTTACGGACGGCAACGGCGACTACACCCCGCTGGGGGATGTATGGGAAATCGCGAGCGCCTTGACGACCGCCTCGGGGATGGCATTCGTCACACTCGGCGTTTCCTACATCCTCACCGTGCTCGGCGCCGTCTCGGATAAACGCTCGTTCGCCAGCACCGTCACGGGACTGGGCGGTCGGAGCGAGGAATTCGTCCGTGCGGGCTGGAACGGGGAGGATTTCTCCGGGCTCGAGTTGACACTCGAGTCCCTCGCGTCGGAACTGAGCACCCTCGCCGAGCAACACGAGTCCTACCCGATCCTCCACTACTATCACAGTGAGCAGAGCGAGCGCGCCTCTGCCGTGGCTGTCCCCATCCTCGACGAGTCGCTCACCATCTTTCGACACGGCATTCCGGACGAGTACAGCCCCGATCCTGCCGTCGTCGAAACGGCCCGTGCGGGCACCCACAGTTACCTCGAGACGCTCGACGAGTCGTTCATCGAACCCGCTCCCGCGGTCGCGCGGTCGCCGAATCTCGAGCGCCTTCGGGAAGACGGCATCCCGACGGTTGCAGACGAGGAGTTCGCAACCGCACTCGCCGGGTTGACCGAACGACGCAGGCGTTTGCTCGGCGTCGTCGAAAGCGACGCGTGGGAGTGGCCTCCGCTCGAGGAGTGA
- the psmB gene encoding archaeal proteasome endopeptidase complex subunit beta, giving the protein MSTRMGRMNNGNAPSTSHRRNESSPYAPELGDVPAGTRTGDDHGDTVNRTGTTTVGITTDDGVVVATDMRASLGGRFVSNKDVQKVEQIHPTAAVTLVGSVGGAQSFIRTLRSEVNLYESRRGETMPIDAVATLAGNFARGGPFRAIHPILGGVDEAGSHVYSIDPAGGVMADDYTVTGSGMQLAYGVLENEYEDDLTLPDARSAAVRAVKSAVERDTGSGNGVFLAEITGGGVDIQGHESFDALL; this is encoded by the coding sequence ATGTCGACGAGGATGGGGCGGATGAATAACGGGAACGCGCCGTCGACGTCACACCGTCGCAACGAATCGTCGCCGTACGCACCGGAACTGGGGGACGTCCCCGCCGGTACTCGTACAGGTGACGATCACGGGGACACAGTCAATCGTACGGGGACGACTACCGTCGGTATCACGACCGACGACGGCGTCGTCGTCGCGACGGACATGCGCGCGAGTCTTGGTGGTCGGTTCGTCTCGAACAAGGACGTCCAGAAGGTCGAACAGATCCACCCAACGGCAGCAGTGACGCTCGTCGGCTCCGTCGGCGGTGCCCAGTCGTTCATTCGAACGCTGCGATCCGAAGTGAATCTCTACGAGTCCCGTCGTGGCGAGACGATGCCGATCGATGCAGTAGCAACGCTTGCGGGGAATTTCGCCCGTGGTGGTCCGTTCCGGGCGATCCATCCTATTCTCGGCGGCGTCGACGAAGCCGGGAGCCACGTTTACAGCATCGACCCCGCCGGCGGTGTGATGGCAGACGATTACACCGTCACCGGCAGCGGGATGCAACTGGCCTACGGTGTCCTCGAAAACGAGTACGAAGACGACCTCACACTTCCCGACGCGCGGTCGGCAGCAGTCCGCGCTGTCAAAAGCGCCGTCGAACGCGATACTGGCTCGGGCAACGGCGTTTTCCTCGCCGAAATCACCGGCGGCGGCGTCGACATCCAGGGCCACGAGTCGTTCGACGCGCTCCTGTAG